Sequence from the Microplitis demolitor isolate Queensland-Clemson2020A chromosome 7, iyMicDemo2.1a, whole genome shotgun sequence genome:
aatttgtttatttcaacaattaaactttatttcatCAATAACCATTTCGTTGATTGTAAGAATTAGTATTTCCGTATGAGTTGCCATTTTGATTATAACTATTTGAATTACCACCTCCATAGTTATTTGATGGAAAAGGTttgttgttataattatttccgCTCATGCCAcctttaatagaaaaattgtatttgatttataattctataaataatattataagttgaatatatattagggtggttgttaaaaattaaattttctctggcgccccataaaaagcttctttttagtgaaaaattaagtggggaatttggttttttctttttaagtagAAAGAATACGTGCTTCAGGACGATCgaagtttatttttcgaaacaatcgcgatttttttcaaatatctcatgaaatatgcagattaaaggaGAAAGTCAGAAAAACTATTTTGTAGAAacttaaattcttgacaaaaaaggtcatattcattttttattttttataaaatgtgtatttatgaagatattttaagaaaacttttttttagatctCATGAATTGAGCGTTTTAAGGATTCtgaatgttgaaaataatacttttCTAAGTATATAGAAACTATGACAAGtattaatgattgatatgttacgagttacgttgtttatatttaagaaaaaacgcTATTTTTAACATTCGCAATCCTTTAAATACTCAATTAGTAAGatctaaaaaagtttgtttaaaatatcttcgtaaatagacattttataaaaaaatgaatgtctTTTTTTGGTAAGAActtaatttcttacaaaattattcctgctattttttcctttaatttgcatatttcatgatattaaaaaaaaccgcgattatatcaaaaaatgatcgtCCTGAagcacgtgttctttttacataaaaagaaaaaaccaaattccccacgtactttttcactaaaaagaagctttttatggggcgtctgaaaaaatttaatttttaacgaccaccctagcatatataaataaaaaatttatattaacctGCATTATTTCCACCCCATTTATTACCACCAGCTCCAATGCCACGATCTCCTCCATTATTACGATCAAATCTGTTTCTATCACCAGAATCTCGACCACCTCGAGATCCACCACCACGTGAATTACCACCACGTGGTCCACCTCCACCTCCATTTCTTCCCGAAAACCTTCCTcctgaattattaaaaaaaattgtttttatttttcctttcttttataaaataaaaagttgctaatatttataaatgaattacttttaaatgcaTTTGGATTTCTTGAAAGTTCGTACAACTTTGGATTGACAACTTGTTTGGCTTCTTCTAAAACTTGAATCAAATCACTGGCTTTGTGTGCATTGTTAGGAGTAAAAAAAGCATACGCTGTTCCAGTTCGTCGTGAACGTCCAGTACGTCCAATACGATGAACATAGTCTTCAGAATTCGATGGATAATCAAGATTTATGACAAACTTGACATCTTCAACGtctaattacattaaatattattataaaagaaataatgattAGAAATTGTTTCTCTTGTGGTGCAATCGAAATCAtaaagcaatttttttaaaagcataaTGACTGATGTGAACTTGTAAACTatgaaaatagaattttaaattaataataaaaattttaacaaaaaaattattttaaataaatttttaaaataactgttggtatttaaaattgaatgaatacataaaataaaattctgttTACATGGTATACAATCAGCAGAAGTGAATCGACCACAAAGAGCAACCACATTTAAATTACCTGTTGATTTTAAAGGCTGGAATGTAAATACATTTGTTTGGAAATGTATAGGAATCAGAGCTCAGATGGTTGTCAAGTCTCGCATGAGAGATTAGCGAGCTCTAGATTAATGCATTAACAATTTCACACCCGTCTCTCCCGCACCAAAGTATGGATCTTTGTTGGATTTTATCTGAATCTCAGTTTCAGTCCAATAATTCATTGATACGTTGTAGTTGAAGTAtaagaaacaataatatctcaatatatttattccctatataataaattttattgcaatgtCATGAATTGTATGGACGACttatttaatgaatgaatgattattttattgctaaataaaaatgttaattatttttgagtcaATTGTCGCCAATGGATTTCATGAGCATTGCAGAAGACAGTTGATTGATGctgttttttaacttaaattaaaaatataattgatgtATTCCACAAGTGTTCGTCTTGATTAGATGCCCTAACATTAACTTCCATACTTTGGACCGTCGCAGGTACAGAGCGAGAGTGTGGTAACAAGTGGCACGGTTGATACCGAGGCACAGCGTAATGTTAGCTTGTTGCGAGGGGACAGCAACCAGCAGTCACACCtcgttcaattattttttccaaagcAAGCTCTTCCAGAGTTCTTATCATTGATAAAACTCCGTCGCATGTGCCTCTGAAAACACATAGAACAGCATGTTATTACCAGACTGACAAGACTTGTCTCGTTCTGaacaaaagataaataaaaaaaaaaaaaataaaaagtagacAAATCGAAAAATACCCTCACTAACATCTTACCTTCCgcattttttatctcaattacCTGTAAATTATCCAAATAttctttttatctattttaatatatatattgataaataataaagttcttaataattgaataatttttgattccCTGCACtaagttttatatattgttgtCTGTTTAAAAAGCTTAATAGAGCACCAGCGTCAATCAGTCTGGCATATGCCGTTATCCGTGGCCACATTTACATTTGGACTGTTAATTAACGCGGTAATAACCATCGCAGCCCGACCCTTACATCTTATTTAATCGCTTGTCAATATATTCTTACCTAACCCACGTGCTGCAACATCCGTAGCTACTAAAATTGCAGATCGACTACTGcgaaattctaaaaaaaattaaattcaatataaattcacaattaattacaatctaaatatataattatgtaaaataaaacttacgaTTAAGAACGTAATCTCTTTCTTGCTGACTCTTGTCACCATGAATACCAATCGCTTGCCATCCATATCTATTGATAGCACGTGTAATATCATCAACTTTTCTTTTAGTCTCaacaaatataattgttttattttctggttcatttgaaatttcttcTAATAATTTCATAAGCTTACTTTCTTTCTCATACTCTTCACACACATCAACGATTTGCAGAATATTATGATTTGCAGACAAAGTCAATGAACCaacatttatttgtatatagtttgttaaaaattcttcagctaaatttttaacttcttttgGCCATGTTGCTGACCACATAAGTGTCTGTCTATCAGGACGTATTTGTTcaacaatttttcttatttgtggCTCAAATCCCATATCTAACATTCTATCGGCTTCGTCAAGTACTAAATATGTGCATCGTCGTAAATTAGTCGTACCGCGTTctaagaaatcaattaaaCGTCCTGGTGTTGCAATACAAATTTCTACACCGCGTTCAAGATCACGTGCTTGTGGTCCTTTAGGTGCTCCACcaaatatacatgtatttcTTATTTGTGATGAAACACCAAAATCAGCAGCAACTTGTTGGATTTGTTGTGCAAGTTCTCTAGTTGGTGCTAATACAAGCGCAATAGGACCATCGCCTCTATTTAAACGTGGTTGATTATTTATGTGTACAATTGCTGGTAAAATATACGCCAAAGTTTTTCCTGAACCTGTTTGTGCTATACCGACCATATCACGACCAGAAAGTGCAATAGGCCAACCTTGTGCTTGAATTGCTGTTGGTTGATCAAAACCTTGTCTACGTAATTcagttaaaatataatcagGAAAACCACCatcttcaaaatatatatttggacCTGGTACCGTTAAACCTTTAACTGTTATTTCTCTATTAGAACGATAAGTCTCAACAGCATGCGACGAACGTGTCATACAACTTGTATGTGGTTGATAAAAATCTTTACAAAATGGCTGGAGACTATTCATATCCCAACGTGGTTTTCGTAATCTTTCACCTGGTTGACGATTTTTAAATGAGTTACCACCACCAAATCCACCACCATCACGATTACCTCCGACATTTCCATAACGAGATCCACCATCTCTATTACCACCAAAACGACCACCTCCAGGTCCACCTCGTCCTCCACCTCCATTTCCTCGCCTATCGTTTCGATCACGATCACGAAAAGCCctgtcaaatttatttattttatattattcgtgattcaatacttttaaaaataaacatttatttaactatatatttaatgaatttttagttCTAATTCTGTATACAATAACTGTATATATTGTgacagaacttttttttttattgaaaacaattaaatctaaaaatattttaatatttatttatgatacttACATGtttatataacttaattaattggaaattaaagtttttgtaaactttatttactttaaaaatttaattatttcttaacaatTGATATGAACGCGTCACAAGTGAATTAAGTCTTGTCTGGACTTACTCTGTCTAAACGTCAATGGCGGAAAAGTAGTACACAAAGTAGTccctcaattatttatttcacttaataattattaaaaatcaaaattaaatatctaaaaaatttaattattgaatgattaaaaaatacaaataattttgaaaatttatatatatacctgaaataaatataatatattatttaaaatttcttatttaggTATGTGGATCAATATGAATGAAAAGAGTAGGAGTTGAATGGACGAATCACAAGCATGGATTTTTGGCggttagtttaaatttttagtttcaagttatgaaataaattgaagggtatttttttattaattgcaaGTTCTTTATTCAACAGTTTAATTCTAAATTCAGTCACAGATCACAGAAACTTGGAATTTGTTATGAATTAAATCCCACATTAATAcgaagttaaattttaaattaaattattaaatatatatacttattaatgtagttataaatatactgtGAGATGAATTAacaaaacaaagaaaaaataacaagttGATTTAAACAGctatgtttataattaatattttttaaaaagtacgttagattgatatttaaatataaataataatgagtgtgaatgtagcagacatcagacaaatttaaaattattaataaataaagtaaataatttaaaaaataatatttataaaaaatgcgcTTATTAACTTCAAAACTTTTCAAATgcacattttttgaaaattttattttattaattatttactctatttatcaataattttaaatttgtctgatgtctgccacattcacactcataaataataaagatactGTAAGTATTTTTGTTTGAGAATTACACACAGTTTgtgattatttaaactaaatgttataataataaatgagtgtgcaattactatcattatctatgtgttttttttttttttttttaataagaatttgGTGCAGAAAAATTGCAATCGTATCCAGTGTCATTGTTATGATAAGCAGGATTATTTTGTACGTAGTTTCTTTGAGTATTATAACCATACGAATAATTTTGACCAGATGATTGTTTCGTAGATTGATTGTTATAATTTGATCCTGGATAAGAATTATTACCAGATTGATAAGACATTCCACCTcggtaattattgttattattattaccgcCTCGGCCTTTTCCATTATTTTCATAGTTACCCGGACGTCTATTATCCATTCTTTCATTTACTCTTGGAATTTGGGCACCGTATTTTTTAGCAcctaattagataaatttaataaatataaaagtttatattttattactgttatttacatatttaaaagtaaaagtaacCTTTGCCAGCAAGGTTTGCAGACTTAGCGAGTTCTGCCATTTCACTGAGACGTGGATTTATGTTTTGACCAGCTTCACGTAATACTGCAATTAAATCTTCAGCATGTTTCATATTGTGTGTTGTAAAAAATGCATATGCTGTCCCTATCTGACGTCTTCGACCAGTACGTCCAATACGATGAATATAATCTTCTGATGATGATGGatagtcaaaatttataacgTATTTTACGTCGTCaacatctaaaaaattttttcgtaattttaaatatttcattctttattttatttcaaagaattttatatttaaaagtactAAAATGAATTCTTAATATCACAAACATctatcataatttaattataagcgaaagaaaaaataagaatgaTGTCATTGTAATAATCCTTAAAGTAATCGTATTAgagatacataaaaaaattcctgagcattataaaggaaattttatagaaaaatgatgaatgaattattaatgaatttttaatcagttatTAAGAAAGGAAAATTCTTAAACATTATGATGTATtgttataaactttttaaaaataaaatattgactaaaaaataaatgataactaaaaatataaattatttcaaatttacctAAACCACGAGCTGCTACATCAGTCGCTACGAGTATTGGTGCTCGTCCACTTCGGAACTCCTGTAAAACATGATCTCTCTCATGTTGATTTTTGTCACCATGAATACTCAAAGCCATCCATCCATCTCTTCTTATATTTCTTGTAATATCATCAACTTTTCTTTTGGTTTCAacgaaaataattgttttattttctttctcagTGCCAATTTCTTGTAACAGACGctgtaatttaatatctttttcaaattcttgGCAAACATCAATTATCtgaataatattatggttGGCAGACAATGTCAATGACCCAATATTTAATTGGGTATAATTAGTCAAAAAATCTTCAGCCAAAGCACGAACTTCTTTTGGCCATGTTGCTGACCACATAAGAATCTGACGGTCAGGTCGAAtttgttcaattattttacgTATTTGCGGTTCAAATCCCATATCTAACATTCTGTCTGCTTCATCAAGTACTAAATAAGTGCATCGacgtaaatttattgtttctcGTTCAAGAAAATCAATCAATCTCCCAGGTGTAGCAATACATATCTCAACACCACGTTCAAGATCATTAACTTGAGGTCCTTTGGGTGCCCCACCAAATATGCATGTATTTCTTACTGACGCTGTTtcggaaaaataattagctaCTTCTTGAATTTGTTGAGCTAATTCTCGAGTTGGTGCTAAAATTAAAGCTATTGGCCCATCTCCAGGATTCAACTGAGGTTGATGAATAATATGAACAATCGCAGGTAAAAtgtactggaaaaaattttaattgttagtttaaagaaaaaaaaaaaggataaattatgacataaatatttgttatttcttACTCCTAAGGTTTTTCCTGAGCCAGTTTGAGCAATTGCAACGAGATCTCGACCACTAAGAGCAATAGGCCATCCTTGAGACTGAATAGCTGTTGGCTGTGTAAATCcttgttttttaattccttCCATAATGTAGGGAGGAAAATTACCCTCCTGAAAGTGCTGGATTGGATTAGGAACGTTGTTTCCTTTTACAGTTATTTCAGCAGTCtgacgaaatttatttatttcatcggGTGATCTATcaatagtataaattttaatcaattaaaaaaaaaaaaaaaacaaattattttcttatttcttgacggaaaataatttcaaaccTCCTTGTTACAGATGGATGTTCAAcgtaaaaatcttttttgacTGGTTCTAAAGACGTTATATCCCAACTCAATTTCTTTAAGGCACTCCCGGGTATTTTGCCTTTTACTCCTCCGCTGTTATTGCCTCCACGACCAATGAATCGATTATTGCcataattgttattatcatttgaACCACGTTCATTTCTGTTATTTCCATTACCACGGCCTCTGCCTTGATCTCGATCACGATGAAGcctaataaacaatataaattatttattaaaaaaaaattataataataataaaaatacaattcacattataaatgaatagtaTTAAGAATGGGTCATGTTGCATTGATTACTAATGATTAtaaaaccaataaaaattaaaaaaaaaatggctgcaTTTTACGTAATTATGAAgagaattataatttaatagaaagtaaaatgaaaattttaacatttaaataaaaaactgtcACCTGGTACTTACATTATTTAAGCTGAATAATTCACCTGACaacagattatttttattttttcttatatatgtaCCGTAGTGTATAACGCGTAATCAATGACACATTGATGGACGACTAAacactaaacaaaaaaaaaatgttaacaatattttatttttttgtcgtaaaaaaaatttttataactattatttataataatatttagaattagataagtttatattcaaaataataaattctaataattacaaaagatATAATAGTAAATGATATTTTGGATTAAGCCGGCAATCCCGCCAGCTTTGGTCACTTTCGATAGACTTCCGAAAGTAGTTCCCTATAAACGGTTGCTATAGTGACTGCGTATTGATTGTTGTATAGCCGCCTGGTTGACTATAATAAAAGATGTTCTTTTAATTCGCCCTTAGGAACTTGGAGGCGTTCAACTAGAGGAGAATATTTTACATGACAGCGCGcgaaatataatttgaatttgaatttaaaacaaatattttattgtaggttttacttttaactaaataaaactaatggttttattgaggaaaataacaattatatttatttatatacacaatataacaatatataacaattatatttatttatatttattcatatacttTTCACAAACTGCTTGtatcatatatagacttatatatgggCTTATAATAGCCAggtacatggaaaaaaaattcgacgaaaaatttcaatattactaTCGTAATCCTGgactataattttattatctgtaaCTTTCAAATAGATGATacgaaaatttacagtttctaagagaatttttactattcacCATCGTAATTTCATTAAGAGTTTgttgtataaaattcaataagaaatattacaatcttactatcgtaaatagtaaaagaataaaaaataagattgaattataatatttattcttttattcttcCTCTTAATTTACAGTGCTGCCTCTATGTTTTTACAATACAAGCcacaaaaattacgataattcgattgtaaattttctgaaatggtaTAGTATATGCCAACTGGAGCGTTTATTTAAGTTAAGTAATACCATAAAGTTTTCTTGATTGTAAGTTCATCACAGACTGGAGGATCAGACTACAATCCAGCAATCACCaaagttaagcagcatcggTGTAAGACATTAATTGGACGGGTGACCTCGTAGTAAAGTAGTGGGCAAcggatattaatttttttttttttttttttttttttacttaaatttaaccgacatttatattgataaagacaataaatcctaattaaattacttaattaataatttacagatattttaaatgagattctaaaaatgactatattcgttcatgcatgatcatatatgattatatataatcagatctggccaatttttggatccaattatatatagatgattatatatgatcatatataaatagatctgatcatatataaatagatcaagttatatatgatcagacctggccaattttcggatcatatatagacaattatgcatgatcatatatgattagacaaaatcttttttcatcggggggagagcaaaaaattgaaatcaaatttttttgtgtattagACGTCCCCGAGATGTCAAATCTTTGATAAtcatattaagaaataaaaacacataaaacaagtaaaaattttgcgATTTAAGGGGGACCACTAGTGTGACCGTCTgaaaaaacgataattttgagaatataatataaactttttgaaccaaaaaattaaaaattcagcgTGTTATTCACAATGCTAAAAACAGTCCCCCACTGATGCTGCCGTGATAGCGACCTTCTCAGTggatgaaatagaaaaaaccaaaaagtttattaaactagaaggtaTTTTCCATACCATTTTCCTCGGgctacgaaaaaaatttaaatttaacgaaatcgatcggatgatttgtcttcgagttataaccgcagcaattttgaaaaatttattttcgagaATCGATAAGCGGCGGCCCTTCAGATAGCTGTAACTCACAAAAACTATTCGAGACAtgcaattgaaattttattatgttatttttgaaggtATAGACTGtcgaaatatgcaaaaaaaattgatttttcgaaatttcacactagtggtcccccttaagaataaaaatatgttcatttgagaaaaataattttaatataagataaagatttcaagataattatttacttggtgccagaaaattttgattttctgaatcgttaaaaaaaattttttttgtattaagaataattttcttagttcAAGTTAACTGTATTTTCTATGTAAAgaaactaaaatttgaaaaacgcacttcactgaaaaaaaaaattttgttgtcaTAACATAAGTTAGGGTTATACGCAGCGATTAATTATGACAACAAAATGATACTGATGTTTAACGCAATAAAATGACAGTTGTTATGGtataatgttaaaaatttctatggtAATTTTACAACAAAGGTGTTGGCAGTCAATTGCCAATGCagttttatgatttaataaaaccagtgttgtaattttacaacacatttttttacaatttttgttttggaaAATTGCAAAGAAAAGTACTAATCTTACTTAACAGATAATAAAAACAGGTTTGTCAATTTTACATAACAAATGttgtaattttcgaaaataattcaaatggaaattatttgtagttataaaatattaagagctcaaactttaccagaatttttttttcatcatctttaaCCATATTTTCACGATAactaaagaaagaaaaattagtttttttttagcctaccctaataaataattacctacCGTAACAAGTAACGATATCGAATGTTCGGATTAAAGTTACCAAGTGTGACTGTTGATGTGAAAGTTGGTGTGATTGTTGATGAGTAGTGAACGTCTGGATCTGAGTAAGGAGCTGTGATTGTAGATGTGACTTTCGTTCGGTACTGCAGGACTGAATTGGAGTATGAAGGTGTGTTCATTCGTGTCCATGGTGGTGTGACTAATCGGGTGAATGTTGATGCGGCTGTTGTTTCGCATTGCATGGCAAGATCGGAGTAAGGTGTTACACTCCGTGTTATAGTTGGTGTATTCATTCGAATGAATGTTGACTTGACTTCTCGTGTGAATTTTGAAGAGACTTTAGGTTCTTCATCAACTATTACCAAGTCTgttgataaaattgatttaggTGATGGTGATAAGGAACGTGGTAAAGTTCGAGTAGGAGATAGATTagcaaaatcaaattttcctGGATCTTCTGAGTATTCACCGGATTCCATTTCATCGACTTCGTTTTTTTCGTCAAACGGGACCATTGTTTTATTGAGGATTAACTTCCTGTTGGCAAACACCTTATTCATGGCTGAATTAAAAGCCGAtgcatttattttagtttccattttttgatttaccaaatctaaaataaaacgattaaattaatattatttatttaagacgcgttttcatttgtttctctattcgcactcaactggataaacggtactatctctgttgcacttgtacattaaataggaactttgtccaagcttttctcgtaaacaaatggaagttatcaaaaaattcaagtgcacttcgctagttcatagagtaaagcatcgggtctgtgtctttattttgcgtttagagcttttatttcagagaaaagctgggacaaaattatctgaaaaccgttcttaagtaaatagaaatttcaaatgtttAGAAATGATAAATCTTTACCGAAAAGTGATCGCTAAATTTTTGGGTGAAGTTTTAAATTGCCCCGAAAGCCTTTAACGGACATAAATTTGCAGTTAGCACCAAACATTTGCACTAAAATGTTGCTTGTCGATTTTTTCCAATCACCATCTTGCTCGAAGAGAAGATCAAAGCTCGTAAAAAGCGATTTACTCATAAAACAGCCTGAGTTAGGATATATTTCtacctataaaaaaaaaagaaaaattaatatttaagcaTGCTATATttcgttttaatattttaaccgTTAAAGagattgaatttataaaaatattttatattttataccttcTCGGCAGAATTAGTTAAAACTTCTTTAGTTAgctgtgaaataaattttattaaaataaatcttaacaataatatttatttgaaagaatGTATTATACTTTTGACACTTTCTGAACAATAATCCCCTGTTCTGATTTCAAGGAATACTCCATTGatgctaaaataaatttttggaaggcCAAATTC
This genomic interval carries:
- the LOC103568988 gene encoding uncharacterized protein LOC103568988, with the protein product MAFRDRDRNDRRGNGGGGRGGPGGGRFGGNRDGGSRYGNVGGNRDGGGFGGGNSFKNRQPGERLRKPRWDMNSLQPFCKDFYQPHTSCMTRSSHAVETYRSNREITVKGLTVPGPNIYFEDGGFPDYILTELRRQGFDQPTAIQAQGWPIALSGRDMVGIAQTGSGKTLAYILPAIVHINNQPRLNRGDGPIALVLAPTRELAQQIQQVAADFGVSSQIRNTCIFGGAPKGPQARDLERGVEICIATPGRLIDFLERGTTNLRRCTYLVLDEADRMLDMGFEPQIRKIVEQIRPDRQTLMWSATWPKEVKNLAEEFLTNYIQINVGSLTLSANHNILQIVDVCEEYEKESKLMKLLEEISNEPENKTIIFVETKRKVDDITRAINRYGWQAIGIHGDKSQQERDYVLNQFRSSRSAILVATDVAARGLDVEDVKFVINLDYPSNSEDYVHRIGRTGRSRRTGTAYAFFTPNNAHKASDLIQVLEEAKQVVNPKLYELSRNPNAFKRGRFSGRNGGGGGPRGGNSRGGGSRGGRDSGDRNRFDRNNGGDRGIGAGGNKWGGNNAGGMSGNNYNNKPFPSNNYGGGNSNSYNQNGNSYGNTNSYNQRNGY
- the LOC103568965 gene encoding uncharacterized protein LOC103568965, giving the protein MLHRDRDQGRGRGNGNNRNERGSNDNNNYGNNRFIGRGGNNSGGVKGKIPGSALKKLSWDITSLEPVKKDFYVEHPSVTRRSPDEINKFRQTAEITVKGNNVPNPIQHFQEGNFPPYIMEGIKKQGFTQPTAIQSQGWPIALSGRDLVAIAQTGSGKTLGYILPAIVHIIHQPQLNPGDGPIALILAPTRELAQQIQEVANYFSETASVRNTCIFGGAPKGPQVNDLERGVEICIATPGRLIDFLERETINLRRCTYLVLDEADRMLDMGFEPQIRKIIEQIRPDRQILMWSATWPKEVRALAEDFLTNYTQLNIGSLTLSANHNIIQIIDVCQEFEKDIKLQRLLQEIGTEKENKTIIFVETKRKVDDITRNIRRDGWMALSIHGDKNQHERDHVLQEFRSGRAPILVATDVAARGLDVDDVKYVINFDYPSSSEDYIHRIGRTGRRRQIGTAYAFFTTHNMKHAEDLIAVLREAGQNINPRLSEMAELAKSANLAGKGAKKYGAQIPRVNERMDNRRPGNYENNGKGRGGNNNNNNYRGGMSYQSGNNSYPGSNYNNQSTKQSSGQNYSYGYNTQRNYVQNNPAYHNNDTGYDCNFSAPNSY